In Gemmatimonadaceae bacterium, the following proteins share a genomic window:
- a CDS encoding LysR family transcriptional regulator: MSINLHHLRLFTAVVDHGGFTKAAAQLGLSQPAISKSLSEFERSLNVRLIDRNGRTPRLTQAGRALHARAREIFGIERLAERELREIRGLKRGRLRVAASPTIATYLLPPVLARFHRRRPTVMITARQVDDETVLKLLLESHVDVALSEYPIEHELVEVVPWRDDELVVVASGDHDLRSRDRVVPEHLADYRFLVSDRRCPIRRAGERAFADRGVRLRTMRVGSSEAIKQGVAAGLGLGVVSRVAATDLLELGRLAIVPVDGFGIRRVLSRLRLRSRVPGISPAARELELLLDEASSGDVESDATGVSAGGFTPS; encoded by the coding sequence ATGTCAATCAATCTCCACCACCTCCGGCTGTTTACCGCCGTCGTCGATCACGGCGGGTTCACAAAAGCCGCCGCACAGCTCGGCCTCAGCCAGCCGGCGATCTCCAAGTCGCTGAGTGAGTTCGAGCGCAGCCTCAACGTTCGCCTCATCGACCGCAACGGGCGAACGCCGCGTCTCACCCAGGCCGGCCGGGCACTTCACGCCAGAGCGCGCGAAATCTTTGGCATCGAGCGACTTGCCGAGCGCGAGCTGAGGGAGATCCGAGGGTTGAAGCGCGGCCGTCTCCGCGTAGCCGCCAGCCCGACGATCGCGACCTACCTTCTGCCGCCAGTCCTGGCGCGGTTCCATCGCCGCCGGCCGACCGTGATGATCACGGCGAGGCAAGTCGACGACGAAACTGTTCTCAAACTGCTGCTAGAGTCGCACGTTGATGTCGCATTGAGCGAGTATCCAATCGAGCACGAACTCGTCGAAGTCGTTCCCTGGCGTGATGACGAGTTGGTGGTCGTCGCCTCGGGCGACCACGACCTCCGCTCCCGCGACCGAGTCGTCCCGGAACATCTCGCCGACTACCGGTTCCTGGTGAGCGACAGACGCTGCCCGATTCGACGCGCCGGTGAGCGCGCGTTCGCCGACCGTGGCGTCCGGCTTCGGACCATGCGTGTCGGCAGCAGTGAGGCGATCAAACAAGGGGTCGCCGCAGGGCTGGGCCTCGGCGTCGTGTCTCGGGTGGCCGCGACGGATCTGCTCGAGCTCGGCCGACTCGCGATTGTACCGGTCGACGGGTTCGGGATTCGCCGGGTGCTCTCGCGGCTCAGGCTGCGCTCGCGCGTCCCGGGTATCAGTCCTGCTGCGCGAGAGCTGGAGCTGCTGCTGGACGAGGCGTCGAGTGGCGACGTTGAATCCGACGCGACAGGCGTCTCGGCGGGGGGCTTTACGCCTTCTTGA
- a CDS encoding erythromycin esterase family protein, with amino-acid sequence MTRTTSRRSGFPMLYRVSQLALAASLAAAACSHPPPPPPAPPPALSDSATAALAWVESHAAPIALHDSTPSADERRGVAAIASGARILGLSELTEGTAEFPEVVRRTLVALSDSGFKAVAVQAPMPEALEIDRYVRGGPGNPNDVRRLLRALGSWRFDTREMVAFVNALRDWNHLHSDKQIDFYGFEIPTAELAVRTIVTLPDSVIDVATRGWLTRSYACVAENESAHFGLEGRAADSSFWNACAPATRAALDSVVAARARAKSAGAAAQLAYAEEMARLIQHHVAVGLRHLPRQEGNAEHVMYLANLFGPQGRIVLWGGDVEMGRLTLERTTVQTGVPLGQRLTAAYRPVAFAVGGGMLRARVPSVNRGSGGRGSGEPGFSDTRVARPTPNSYEDVLNRAPSPSGDAFWLDARNLPSDKAGGWLRGPRQMRLINELYSPVLPGAFETTIELPTNFDAIVFVRTPTPVHQ; translated from the coding sequence ATGACACGCACGACCTCGCGCCGTTCTGGTTTTCCGATGTTGTATCGCGTGAGCCAGCTTGCCCTCGCCGCGTCACTCGCCGCTGCGGCATGCAGCCACCCGCCGCCACCGCCACCGGCACCCCCTCCAGCGCTCAGCGACTCAGCGACCGCGGCGCTCGCGTGGGTCGAATCGCACGCTGCGCCGATTGCGCTCCACGATTCGACGCCCTCGGCCGACGAGCGGCGCGGGGTCGCCGCGATCGCGAGCGGGGCGAGAATCCTCGGCCTCAGCGAGCTCACTGAGGGAACGGCGGAGTTCCCGGAGGTCGTGCGCCGCACATTGGTCGCGCTCTCGGATTCGGGCTTCAAGGCGGTCGCCGTTCAGGCTCCGATGCCCGAAGCCCTCGAGATCGATCGGTACGTGCGCGGCGGTCCGGGCAACCCCAACGACGTGCGGCGTCTTCTGCGCGCGCTCGGCTCGTGGCGATTCGATACGCGCGAGATGGTGGCGTTCGTGAACGCCCTGCGCGACTGGAATCATTTGCATTCCGACAAGCAGATCGACTTCTATGGATTCGAGATCCCGACCGCCGAACTCGCGGTTCGGACGATCGTCACGCTGCCCGACTCGGTGATCGACGTCGCCACACGCGGTTGGCTGACGCGCAGCTACGCATGCGTGGCGGAAAATGAGTCGGCGCATTTCGGGCTCGAGGGTCGCGCCGCGGATAGCTCCTTCTGGAATGCCTGCGCGCCGGCGACGCGCGCCGCCCTCGACAGCGTGGTTGCGGCACGCGCTCGTGCAAAAAGCGCGGGAGCCGCCGCGCAGTTGGCGTACGCCGAGGAAATGGCGCGCCTCATCCAGCATCATGTGGCGGTCGGCCTTCGCCATCTGCCGCGACAGGAAGGCAACGCGGAACACGTGATGTACCTGGCGAACCTCTTCGGGCCGCAGGGCCGCATCGTGCTATGGGGCGGAGACGTAGAGATGGGACGTCTCACGCTCGAGCGCACCACCGTGCAAACGGGCGTCCCGTTGGGCCAGCGTCTTACGGCCGCCTACCGCCCCGTCGCGTTCGCGGTCGGCGGGGGAATGCTTCGAGCGCGGGTCCCATCGGTGAACCGCGGCTCCGGCGGACGCGGCAGCGGAGAGCCGGGATTCTCCGACACGCGTGTGGCTCGTCCCACGCCAAACTCGTACGAGGATGTCCTGAATCGCGCGCCGTCCCCCTCGGGCGACGCGTTCTGGCTCGACGCGCGGAATCTTCCGAGCGACAAGGCCGGCGGGTGGCTGCGCGGGCCGCGGCAAATGCGCCTCATCAACGAGCTGTATTCACCGGTGTTACCCGGAGCGTTCGAAACCACGATCGAGTTGCCGACGAACTTCGACGCGATCGTTTTCGTGAGGACGCCGACACCAGTGCATCAGTGA
- a CDS encoding efflux RND transporter permease subunit: MFVSDFAIRRPIVTVVTMIALVVFGLAALTKLDTDEFPAIDAPIVFVAIAYPGASPDVVEREVLTRIEDKISGISGVDKINSTATDGFAQIIVQFVFSKPVDQATQDIRDAISAVRAQLPAEIIEPIIQRFDPNQLPIVSLAITSSVLSPPQLTQIADQTIAGELRAIAGVAQVNVVGGDSAQLNVNVRPTDLASLGVGIDQVVAALRAQNLAAPVGNVNSALQQRSIRLEGRLDRPEDFSALVISARNGQLVTLGQVANVEAGAAEPLSAAYFSGRQAIGLDIVKSREYSTTAVATRVRARVDSLQRLMPPGTRIEIVRDAGVRVRNSVRNVQEALVEGALLTVLVVFLFLNSWRSTVITGLALPVSVLSAFVPLLMLGFTLNTMSLLGLSLAIGILIDDAIVVRENIVRHVEMGADHMAAAHEGTDEIGLAVAATTFSIVAVFVPVGFMPGVAGQWFKPFALTIAAAVLVSLFVSFSLDPMLSAYWPDPQLEAHERRNPIARALDRFNMWFDRQADRYKSVIAWALDHRWTMVALAAASFIFAIALQVLIGGFAFVPVTDQSELNIAIETPPGSNLDYTSLKAEEIARMIRARSEVAYTYTTVGSTSGSSEADNATVYVRLKPKKERAMSQDELGQILRTEMRQVGGATAFTFASGFGGAQKQLQLQLRGPDLAVLNSYAAQIAKIVSGVPGAVDVGLSTKGQKPEFNVRVNRGLAGTLGVSVSQLASSLRFAFAGVDAGTWVDPAGISRYVHVRLVPSARENAADLGALPVLVTPAQAGTPGTGMPAYVPLRQIADITPSTGPSQIDHYQRERVVTIGANVEGASLGNVSRSVTQAVNRLSLPSGYHISLGGETESQNEVFSNIFIALGVAVMLMYLILVVQFGSFLDPLAILVSLPLSLIGVVLALIVTRDTLNLMSLIGVILLMGIVAKNAILLIDFAKWSHTGRGLDRRAALIEAGRIRLRPILMTTLALIAGMVPVAMGLGEGADFRAPLGRAVIGGVITSTVLTLVVIPTVYEILDEWRERTLARFGRRASAHLPEAVPEPGD; this comes from the coding sequence ATGTTCGTCTCAGACTTCGCGATCCGGCGGCCCATCGTCACCGTAGTGACGATGATCGCGCTCGTGGTGTTCGGCCTCGCCGCGCTGACGAAGCTCGACACCGACGAGTTCCCCGCCATCGACGCGCCGATCGTGTTCGTGGCGATCGCGTACCCCGGCGCGTCCCCGGACGTCGTGGAGCGCGAAGTCCTCACACGTATCGAAGACAAGATCTCCGGCATCAGCGGCGTCGACAAAATCAACTCGACGGCGACGGACGGCTTCGCGCAGATCATCGTGCAGTTCGTGTTCTCGAAGCCGGTGGACCAGGCGACACAGGACATTCGCGACGCCATCTCCGCGGTGCGGGCTCAACTTCCGGCCGAGATCATCGAGCCGATCATTCAGCGCTTCGATCCGAATCAGCTGCCGATCGTCTCGCTGGCGATCACGTCGAGCGTCCTGTCGCCGCCGCAGCTCACGCAGATCGCCGATCAGACGATCGCCGGAGAATTGCGGGCGATCGCCGGCGTCGCGCAGGTGAACGTTGTCGGCGGCGACAGCGCACAGCTCAACGTCAACGTCCGCCCCACCGATCTCGCGTCGCTGGGCGTGGGCATCGATCAGGTCGTGGCCGCGCTGCGCGCGCAGAACCTCGCCGCGCCCGTGGGCAACGTGAACAGCGCGCTCCAGCAACGCTCGATCCGACTGGAAGGACGGCTCGATCGGCCGGAGGATTTCTCGGCGCTCGTCATTTCGGCGCGCAACGGACAACTCGTCACCCTCGGCCAGGTGGCGAACGTGGAAGCCGGCGCCGCCGAGCCGCTGTCGGCGGCGTACTTCAGTGGACGACAGGCGATCGGTCTCGACATCGTGAAATCGCGCGAGTACAGCACGACCGCGGTTGCGACCCGCGTGAGGGCGCGAGTCGACAGCTTGCAGCGCCTGATGCCGCCGGGAACGCGGATCGAGATCGTGCGCGACGCCGGTGTGCGCGTCCGCAACTCCGTGCGCAACGTCCAGGAGGCGCTCGTCGAAGGCGCGCTTCTCACGGTCCTCGTGGTGTTCCTTTTCCTGAACTCGTGGCGCTCGACGGTGATCACCGGTCTTGCGCTGCCGGTATCGGTGCTCTCGGCGTTCGTGCCGCTGCTGATGCTCGGCTTCACGCTCAACACGATGTCGTTGCTCGGGCTGTCGCTGGCGATCGGCATTCTGATCGACGACGCCATCGTCGTGCGAGAGAACATCGTGCGACACGTCGAGATGGGCGCCGACCACATGGCCGCGGCGCACGAAGGAACCGACGAGATCGGCCTCGCCGTCGCCGCGACGACGTTTTCGATCGTCGCCGTGTTCGTGCCCGTCGGTTTCATGCCCGGCGTCGCGGGGCAGTGGTTCAAGCCGTTCGCGCTGACGATCGCGGCCGCGGTGCTCGTGTCGCTCTTCGTGTCGTTCTCGCTCGACCCGATGCTCTCGGCATACTGGCCCGATCCGCAGCTCGAGGCGCATGAGCGGCGCAATCCGATCGCGCGAGCGCTCGACCGCTTCAACATGTGGTTCGATCGCCAGGCCGATCGCTACAAATCGGTCATCGCGTGGGCGCTCGACCACCGCTGGACCATGGTCGCCCTGGCCGCCGCGTCGTTCATCTTCGCGATCGCGCTGCAGGTTCTGATCGGCGGCTTCGCGTTCGTGCCGGTGACCGATCAGAGCGAATTGAACATCGCGATCGAAACGCCGCCCGGGTCCAACCTCGACTATACCTCGCTCAAGGCCGAGGAAATCGCGCGCATGATCCGGGCGCGTTCGGAGGTCGCTTACACGTACACGACGGTGGGCAGCACGAGCGGATCTTCCGAAGCGGACAACGCCACGGTCTACGTCCGCCTCAAGCCCAAGAAAGAGCGGGCAATGAGCCAAGACGAGCTCGGGCAGATTCTGCGCACCGAGATGCGGCAAGTCGGCGGCGCGACGGCGTTCACGTTCGCGTCGGGATTCGGCGGAGCGCAGAAACAGTTGCAGTTGCAGCTGCGCGGTCCCGATCTGGCCGTTCTCAACAGCTATGCGGCACAGATCGCGAAGATCGTGTCGGGCGTGCCGGGCGCGGTCGACGTCGGTCTCTCGACGAAGGGGCAGAAGCCCGAGTTCAACGTGCGCGTCAATCGCGGCCTTGCCGGCACGCTCGGCGTGAGCGTGAGTCAGCTCGCGTCGTCACTGCGGTTCGCGTTCGCTGGCGTGGACGCTGGAACGTGGGTCGATCCCGCGGGGATTTCGCGCTACGTGCACGTTCGGCTCGTGCCGTCGGCGCGCGAAAATGCCGCGGACCTCGGGGCACTGCCGGTACTCGTCACACCCGCACAGGCCGGCACGCCCGGCACGGGGATGCCGGCGTACGTACCGCTTCGGCAGATCGCGGACATCACACCGAGTACCGGGCCGTCGCAGATCGACCACTACCAGCGCGAACGCGTGGTGACGATCGGCGCGAACGTGGAGGGCGCGTCGCTCGGCAACGTGTCGCGTAGCGTGACGCAGGCCGTGAACCGGTTGTCGCTGCCCTCCGGATACCACATCTCGCTGGGGGGCGAGACGGAAAGCCAAAACGAGGTGTTCAGCAACATCTTCATCGCCCTCGGCGTCGCGGTGATGCTGATGTATCTGATTCTCGTCGTGCAGTTCGGATCGTTCCTCGATCCACTGGCAATCCTCGTATCGCTGCCGCTGTCGCTGATCGGCGTCGTGCTCGCGCTCATCGTGACGCGCGATACGCTGAACCTCATGAGTCTGATCGGTGTGATCCTGTTGATGGGCATCGTCGCGAAGAATGCGATTCTGCTGATCGACTTCGCGAAGTGGTCGCACACGGGACGCGGCCTCGATCGACGCGCCGCGTTGATCGAGGCGGGCCGAATAAGGCTCCGCCCGATTCTCATGACGACGCTCGCACTCATCGCCGGCATGGTCCCCGTCGCGATGGGACTCGGCGAAGGCGCCGACTTTCGCGCGCCGCTCGGCCGCGCGGTGATCGGCGGCGTGATCACGTCGACCGTGCTCACCCTCGTCGTGATTCCGACCGTTTACGAGATTCTCGACGAGTGGCGGGAGCGAACGCTCGCGCGATTCGGCCGACGCGCGAGCGCGCATCTGCCCGAAGCCGTGCCTGAGCCCGGTGACTGA
- a CDS encoding type II TA system antitoxin MqsA family protein, which produces MTKCDECGGGPVTTDRQAVIRYDIAGLHHVELHGVEVTRCEACGYEEIGIPRLSQLHALLAAMFVKQPRMLAPSEIRFLRKHVGLSSITLAATMGVTRETVSRWETGANAMSAPTDRLLRMIVLGHQPTDDYIVFEFLQSLEVDPPPDKLPSVAVHRSHGHGWKANDPPEPAKVG; this is translated from the coding sequence ATGACGAAATGCGATGAGTGCGGCGGCGGCCCCGTGACGACCGACCGACAGGCTGTCATCCGATACGACATCGCTGGACTCCACCACGTAGAGCTGCATGGTGTCGAAGTGACGCGATGCGAGGCGTGCGGCTATGAGGAGATTGGGATTCCACGCCTGAGCCAACTGCATGCCCTGCTCGCGGCGATGTTCGTCAAGCAGCCACGCATGCTGGCCCCATCCGAGATCCGCTTCCTTCGGAAGCACGTGGGGCTTTCGTCGATCACCCTGGCGGCGACGATGGGCGTCACCCGCGAAACTGTCAGCAGGTGGGAAACAGGGGCGAACGCAATGTCGGCGCCGACCGATCGGTTGCTGCGCATGATCGTGCTCGGGCATCAGCCGACCGACGACTATATCGTCTTTGAATTTCTCCAGTCCCTTGAGGTCGATCCGCCCCCCGATAAACTGCCGTCGGTCGCGGTGCATCGCAGCCACGGCCACGGATGGAAGGCCAACGACCCGCCAGAACCGGCTAAGGTCGGCTAG